DNA sequence from the Williamwhitmania taraxaci genome:
GTTGCAAAATATCTAAACCAGAACTACTACCCCATAAAGTTTAACGCAGAAGGAAAGGACACTATTCGATTTGCCGACAGGTTATTTGTGAATCAAAATACTGGGTCTCGCTCCCCTCACGAATTCGCCGTCGCCTTACTTCAAGGGCAACTCTCCTATCCGTCAATAGCATTTATGAACGAGCAAATCCAGCTGATGACGGTTGTGCCCGGATACAGAACGCCCGATCAACTCATCCCAATCCTAGTTTTTCTAGCAGAAGACTTCTTCAAAACCACCACGTTCGATGAATTCATAAAAACAGGCAAGAGTATTCCCAAATAGAGTTTTTTACC
Encoded proteins:
- a CDS encoding thioredoxin family protein: MVSIFSAKSQDTIVKVRWYSFQEAVELNKTNPKKFIIDVYTDWCHYCKLMDQNTFSDPTVAKYLNQNYYPIKFNAEGKDTIRFADRLFVNQNTGSRSPHEFAVALLQGQLSYPSIAFMNEQIQLMTVVPGYRTPDQLIPILVFLAEDFFKTTTFDEFIKTGKSIPK